From Xyrauchen texanus isolate HMW12.3.18 chromosome 36, RBS_HiC_50CHRs, whole genome shotgun sequence, one genomic window encodes:
- the LOC127629545 gene encoding reticulon-4 receptor-like 1 isoform X1 — MEQSHLPLHTLGCGLEFLLILCGLELSWSCPHHCICYMAPSTVSCQAHNFLSVPEGIPPHSERIFLQNNKIHRLLQGHFSPTTVTLWIYSNNITYIEPSTFQGFNLLEELDLGDNRHLQSLSAETFHGLARLHALHLYRCGLSVLPTNIFQGLRNLQYLYLQDNNLEYLQDDLFVDLHNLSHLFLHGNRLWSLHQNTFRGLGALDRLLLHHNQLQWVDRLAFHDLRRLTTLYLFNNSLPELAGECLAQLPALEYLRLNDNPWECDCKALSLWDWLKKFRGSTSSVGCVTPGDLVGKDLKQLRKEDFPNCSGSESLHQSKTKTWAGTDKVSLKQEPHPAQPPQTHPHHPHQNELYPSPPSAVPQPPPAINGVQAGPGSSPDSEPAQKPGHSRNCTRQRVRDSKEKGPNEINILKEMADKEYSSPDFTGKYEETSSDSSNTRRKPKCTPRTTVRPPSGVQQATNLGNSHHMALFFCSILGLVALLNTELILR, encoded by the exons GCTGTGGGCTAGAGTTCCTGTTGATACTCTGTGGGCTGGAGCTCTCCTGGTCCTGCCCACATCACTGCATTTGCTACATGGCCCCCAGCACTGTCAGCTGCCAAGCCCACAACTTCTTGTCCGTCCCTGAAGGCATTCCTCCACACAGTGAGCGTATCTTCCTCCAAAACAACAAGATCCATCGGTTGCTGCAGGGCCACTTTAGCCCTACCACAGTCACGCTGTGGATCTACTCCAACAATATCACATACATCGAACCATCCACCTTTCAAGGCTTCAACCTGCTGGAGGAACTGGACCTGGGAGACAATCGGCACCTGCAGTCACTATCTGCAGAAACCTTCCACGGGCTAGCTCGGCTCCATGCTCTCCATCTATATCGTTGTGGCCTCAGTGTGCTGCCCACTAACATCTTCCAGGGTCTCCGCAACCTTCAGTATCTCTACCTGCAG GACAATAACTTGGAGTATCTGCAGGATGACCTTTTTGTGGACTTGCACAACCTGAGTCACCTGTTTCTCCATGGGAACCGCCTATGGAGtctgcaccagaacacatttCGAGGACTGGGGGCTTTGGACCGGCTGCTCCTGCACCACAACCAACTGCAGTGGGTGGACCGTCTGGCATTTCACGACCTGCGGCGGCTCACCACACTCTATTTGTTCAACAATTCGCTGCCGGAACTTGCTGGAGAATGCCTGGCCCAGCTGCCTGCCCTGGAGTACCTCCGCCTCAATGACAACCCTTGGGAGTGCGACTGCAAGGCTTTATCGCTGTGGGACTGGCTCAAAAAATTTCGGGGGTCCACATCGTCAGTGGGCTGTGTGACACCGGGAGATCTGGTGGGCAAGGACCTAAAGCAACTAAGGAAAGAGGACTTCCCCAACTGCTCTGGATCTGAGTCCTTGCACCAGAGTAAGACCAAGACTTGGGCAGGAACAGACAAAGTTTCATTGAAGCAGGAGCCTCATCCTGCTCAGCCTCCACAAACACACCCCCATCacccccatcagaatgaactataCCCCTCCCCACCTTCTGCTGTCCCTCAGCCACCTCCAGCTATAAATGGTGTACAAGCAGGACCAGGAAGCTCTCCGGACTCAGAGCCTGCTCAAAAACCTGGCCACTCTCGTAACTGCACACGCCAACGGGTCAGAGACAGCAAGGAAAAAGGTCCCAATGAGATCAACATCTTAAAGGAGATGGCCGATAAGGAGTATTCCTCCCCCGATTTTACCGGGAAATACGAAGAAACATCTTCTGATAGTTCGAACACCCGTAGAAAGCCCAAATGTACCCCACGGACCACTGTTCGTCCCCCTAGTGGGGTCCAGCAGGCGACCAACTTGGGAAACTCCCATCATATGGCTCTGTTTTTCTGTAGTATTCTGGGACTGGTTGCACTTCTAAACACTGAGCTCATTCTGCGCTGA
- the LOC127629545 gene encoding reticulon-4 receptor-like 1 isoform X2: protein MFKRGCGLEFLLILCGLELSWSCPHHCICYMAPSTVSCQAHNFLSVPEGIPPHSERIFLQNNKIHRLLQGHFSPTTVTLWIYSNNITYIEPSTFQGFNLLEELDLGDNRHLQSLSAETFHGLARLHALHLYRCGLSVLPTNIFQGLRNLQYLYLQDNNLEYLQDDLFVDLHNLSHLFLHGNRLWSLHQNTFRGLGALDRLLLHHNQLQWVDRLAFHDLRRLTTLYLFNNSLPELAGECLAQLPALEYLRLNDNPWECDCKALSLWDWLKKFRGSTSSVGCVTPGDLVGKDLKQLRKEDFPNCSGSESLHQSKTKTWAGTDKVSLKQEPHPAQPPQTHPHHPHQNELYPSPPSAVPQPPPAINGVQAGPGSSPDSEPAQKPGHSRNCTRQRVRDSKEKGPNEINILKEMADKEYSSPDFTGKYEETSSDSSNTRRKPKCTPRTTVRPPSGVQQATNLGNSHHMALFFCSILGLVALLNTELILR from the exons GCTGTGGGCTAGAGTTCCTGTTGATACTCTGTGGGCTGGAGCTCTCCTGGTCCTGCCCACATCACTGCATTTGCTACATGGCCCCCAGCACTGTCAGCTGCCAAGCCCACAACTTCTTGTCCGTCCCTGAAGGCATTCCTCCACACAGTGAGCGTATCTTCCTCCAAAACAACAAGATCCATCGGTTGCTGCAGGGCCACTTTAGCCCTACCACAGTCACGCTGTGGATCTACTCCAACAATATCACATACATCGAACCATCCACCTTTCAAGGCTTCAACCTGCTGGAGGAACTGGACCTGGGAGACAATCGGCACCTGCAGTCACTATCTGCAGAAACCTTCCACGGGCTAGCTCGGCTCCATGCTCTCCATCTATATCGTTGTGGCCTCAGTGTGCTGCCCACTAACATCTTCCAGGGTCTCCGCAACCTTCAGTATCTCTACCTGCAG GACAATAACTTGGAGTATCTGCAGGATGACCTTTTTGTGGACTTGCACAACCTGAGTCACCTGTTTCTCCATGGGAACCGCCTATGGAGtctgcaccagaacacatttCGAGGACTGGGGGCTTTGGACCGGCTGCTCCTGCACCACAACCAACTGCAGTGGGTGGACCGTCTGGCATTTCACGACCTGCGGCGGCTCACCACACTCTATTTGTTCAACAATTCGCTGCCGGAACTTGCTGGAGAATGCCTGGCCCAGCTGCCTGCCCTGGAGTACCTCCGCCTCAATGACAACCCTTGGGAGTGCGACTGCAAGGCTTTATCGCTGTGGGACTGGCTCAAAAAATTTCGGGGGTCCACATCGTCAGTGGGCTGTGTGACACCGGGAGATCTGGTGGGCAAGGACCTAAAGCAACTAAGGAAAGAGGACTTCCCCAACTGCTCTGGATCTGAGTCCTTGCACCAGAGTAAGACCAAGACTTGGGCAGGAACAGACAAAGTTTCATTGAAGCAGGAGCCTCATCCTGCTCAGCCTCCACAAACACACCCCCATCacccccatcagaatgaactataCCCCTCCCCACCTTCTGCTGTCCCTCAGCCACCTCCAGCTATAAATGGTGTACAAGCAGGACCAGGAAGCTCTCCGGACTCAGAGCCTGCTCAAAAACCTGGCCACTCTCGTAACTGCACACGCCAACGGGTCAGAGACAGCAAGGAAAAAGGTCCCAATGAGATCAACATCTTAAAGGAGATGGCCGATAAGGAGTATTCCTCCCCCGATTTTACCGGGAAATACGAAGAAACATCTTCTGATAGTTCGAACACCCGTAGAAAGCCCAAATGTACCCCACGGACCACTGTTCGTCCCCCTAGTGGGGTCCAGCAGGCGACCAACTTGGGAAACTCCCATCATATGGCTCTGTTTTTCTGTAGTATTCTGGGACTGGTTGCACTTCTAAACACTGAGCTCATTCTGCGCTGA